One genomic region from Salvia hispanica cultivar TCC Black 2014 chromosome 2, UniMelb_Shisp_WGS_1.0, whole genome shotgun sequence encodes:
- the LOC125204250 gene encoding low-temperature-induced 65 kDa protein-like isoform X2, which yields MEAQLHRPSHGHEDGGHEKKSVLKKVKDKAKKMKDTIKKHGHHHHNEEEENHQVHGGGAPIHESTVVKSINLPKESSSNPNNTPLPTPTERSDDELVSEQQNPQLNEKADEKDSSTDTLAAKISSATTAVAISAKNIVASTLDGSKEYLKPGDEDKALSSAITNALQKKEEPKEPKRGKVTVSKEVAERLGTTQENTREREDALASGEESSGQGVAERLQNAVSSWLGKSNGIETAQDSLGQAFVSDAAGTISKER from the exons ATGGAAGCACAATTACATCGACCTTCTCATGGCCATGAAGATGGCGGTCACGAGAAAAAGTCAGTGTTGAAGAAGGTTAAGGACAAGGCAAAGAAAATGAAGGACACAATCAAGAAACATGGACACCATCACCAcaacgaagaagaagaaaatcacCAAGTTCATGGCGGAGGCGCACCCA TACACGAATCTACTGTGGTAAAGAGCATAAATCTCCCCAAGGAAAGCAGTAGCAATCCAAATAATACTCCTCTCCCTACACCCACCG AGAGGAGTGATGATGAGCTAGTTTCCGAACAACAAAATCCCCAATTAAACGAGAAAGCTGATGAAAAAGATTCTTCAACAGACACGCTGGCCGCTAAAATATCATCAGCGACGACTGCGGTTGCCATCTCAGCCAAGAATATTGTTGCGTCGACGCTCGATGGCAGCAAGGAATACTTGAAACCAGGTGATGAGGATAAGGCTCTATCTTCTGCAATAACCAATGCGCTTCAGAAGAAGGAGGAGCCCAAAGAGCCCAAGAGGGGAAAGGTGACGGTGTCGAAAGAGGTGGCAGAGCGGCTGGGGACGACGCAGGAGAATACGAGGGAAAGAGAGGATGCATTGGCTTCAGGGGAGGAGAGTTCCGGCCAGGGAGTGGCGGAGAGGCTGCAAAACGCAGTCAGCTCATGGCTCGGGAAGAGCAATGGGATTGAGACTGCTCAGGATTCTCTTGGCCAAGCTTTTG TGAGCGACGCCGCCGGGACCATCTCCAAGGAGCGATGA
- the LOC125204250 gene encoding low-temperature-induced 65 kDa protein-like isoform X1, which translates to MEAQLHRPSHGHEDGGHEKKSVLKKVKDKAKKMKDTIKKHGHHHHNEEEENHQVHGGGAPIHESTVVKSINLPKESSSNPNNTPLPTPTEERSDDELVSEQQNPQLNEKADEKDSSTDTLAAKISSATTAVAISAKNIVASTLDGSKEYLKPGDEDKALSSAITNALQKKEEPKEPKRGKVTVSKEVAERLGTTQENTREREDALASGEESSGQGVAERLQNAVSSWLGKSNGIETAQDSLGQAFVSDAAGTISKER; encoded by the exons ATGGAAGCACAATTACATCGACCTTCTCATGGCCATGAAGATGGCGGTCACGAGAAAAAGTCAGTGTTGAAGAAGGTTAAGGACAAGGCAAAGAAAATGAAGGACACAATCAAGAAACATGGACACCATCACCAcaacgaagaagaagaaaatcacCAAGTTCATGGCGGAGGCGCACCCA TACACGAATCTACTGTGGTAAAGAGCATAAATCTCCCCAAGGAAAGCAGTAGCAATCCAAATAATACTCCTCTCCCTACACCCACCG AAGAGAGGAGTGATGATGAGCTAGTTTCCGAACAACAAAATCCCCAATTAAACGAGAAAGCTGATGAAAAAGATTCTTCAACAGACACGCTGGCCGCTAAAATATCATCAGCGACGACTGCGGTTGCCATCTCAGCCAAGAATATTGTTGCGTCGACGCTCGATGGCAGCAAGGAATACTTGAAACCAGGTGATGAGGATAAGGCTCTATCTTCTGCAATAACCAATGCGCTTCAGAAGAAGGAGGAGCCCAAAGAGCCCAAGAGGGGAAAGGTGACGGTGTCGAAAGAGGTGGCAGAGCGGCTGGGGACGACGCAGGAGAATACGAGGGAAAGAGAGGATGCATTGGCTTCAGGGGAGGAGAGTTCCGGCCAGGGAGTGGCGGAGAGGCTGCAAAACGCAGTCAGCTCATGGCTCGGGAAGAGCAATGGGATTGAGACTGCTCAGGATTCTCTTGGCCAAGCTTTTG TGAGCGACGCCGCCGGGACCATCTCCAAGGAGCGATGA
- the LOC125203082 gene encoding putative 4-hydroxy-4-methyl-2-oxoglutarate aldolase 2 — translation MALVTTAELCDANPQYIMNGELRALLPNFKIYGQRQVFYGQVVTLRVFEDNVLVREFLEEKGDDRVLVVDGGGSLRCAILGGNPVVQAQNNGWAGIIVNGCIRDVDEINGCDIGVRALSSHPMKASKKGLGEKHLPVHFGGTRICDGEWLYADTDGILVSKSELSV, via the coding sequence ATGGCCTTGGTAACAACAGCTGAACTTTGTGATGCAAACCCACAGTATATTATGAATGGGGAGCTGCGGGCGCTATTGCCAAATTTCAAGATATACGGCCAGCGTCAAGTGTTCTATGGGCAGGTTGTTACTCTCAGAGTGTTTGAAGACAACGTGTTGGTACGCGAGTTTCTTGAGGAGAAGGGGGACGACAGGGTTCTGGTTGTTGATGGGGGTGGCAGCTTGAGGTGCGCCATATTGGGGGGGAACCCGGTGGTTCAAGCACAGAACAACGGGTGGGCAGGTATCATTGTGAATGGATGCATAAGGGATGTGGATGAGATCAATGGGTGTGACATTGGTGTGAGAGCTCTGAGCTCGCACCCCATGAAGGCTAGCAAGAAGGGACTCGGAGAGAAGCACCTTCCAGTGCATTTTGGTGGGACTAGGATATGTGATGGGGAGTGGCTCTATGCAGATACTGATGGCATTCTTGTTTCCAAGTCTGAGTTGTCTGTCTAA
- the LOC125207595 gene encoding remorin-like produces MAEEEANKVEQPAPESCSEAPPPKPEPEPEAVEAPPKDVAEEKSLIPPPAAEEKPAVDDCKALAIVEKPEKIEESKREGSMGRDAELARLATEKRLSLIKAWEESEKSKAENKAQMKMSSVAAWENSQKATLEAQLRKIEEKLEKKKAEYIEKTKNKMALLHKAAEEKRAVIEARRGEDILKAEETGAKYRATGTSPKKLLSFF; encoded by the exons ATGGCGGAGGAGGAAGCCAACAAGGTTGAACAGCCGGCGCCGGAGTCCTGCTCCGAGGCTCCACCGCCAAAGCCAGAGCCAGAGCCAGAGGCGGTTGAAGCTCCTCCCAAAGACGTGGCTGAGGAGAAATCCCTCATTCCACCTCCCGCGGCGGAAGAGAAGCCTGCGGTTGATGATTGCAAAGCCCTTGCCATAGTTGAAA AGCCTGAAAAAATTGAGGAGAGTAAACGAGAAGGATCTATGGGCAGAG ATGCTGAGCTTGCGCGTCTAGCAACAGAAAAGAGGCTGTCTTTAATTAAAGCGTGGGAAGAAAGTGAGAAGTCAAAAGCTGAAAACAA GGCCCAAATGAAAATGTCTTCTGTTGCAGCTTGGGAGAACAGCCAGAAGGCGACTTTAGAGGCCCAGCTTCGGAAGATTGAG gaaaaattggagaaaaagaaagcaGAGTACATAGAGAAGACGAAGAACAAGATGGCGCTACTCCACAAGGCTGCGGAAGAAAAACGAGCAGTGATTGAAGCCAGGCGTGGGGAAGATATTCTCAAGGCAGAGGAGACGGGGGCGAAATATCGTGCCACGGGAACTTCTCCAAAGAAACTGCTGAGCTTCTTTTGA
- the LOC125208047 gene encoding heavy metal-associated isoprenylated plant protein 31, giving the protein MSMLEVRVPNLDCEGCASKVRRALLKLKGVDEVEVDMEMQKITVSGYALEEKKVLKAIKRAGKAAELWPYPGGHSYFSSFYKYPSHVVSHYYETSRNVAAPSVHTFFHTPAVYSVAVASDEAVASIFSDDNPHACSVM; this is encoded by the exons ATGTCT ATGTTGGAGGTGAGGGTTCCCAATTTGGATTGCGAGGGATGCGCTTCCAAGGTCAGGAGAGCTCTACTCAAGCTCAAAG gAGTGGATGAGGTGGAAGTAGACATGGAGATGCAGAAAATAACGGTGAGTGGGTACGCATTGGAGGAGAAGAAGGTGCTAAAGGCCATCAAACGCGCCGGAAAGGCGGCCGAGCTGTGGCCGTATCCCGGCGGCCACTCCTATTTTTCCTCATTCTACAAATATCCTTCTCATGTTGTCAGCCATTACTATGAGACGTCGAGAAACGTGGCGGCGCCGAGCGTCCACACCTTCTTCCACACGCCGGCAGTGTACTCGGTCGCCGTCGCCTCCGACGAGGCGGTGGCCTCCATCTTCAGCGACGACAACCCTCATGCTTGCTCTGTCATGTGA
- the LOC125204250 gene encoding low-temperature-induced 65 kDa protein-like isoform X3, producing MEAQLHRPSHGHEDGGHEKKSVLKKVKDKAKKMKDTIKKHGHHHHNEEEENHQVHGGGAPIHESTVVKSINLPKESSSNPNNTPLPTPTDTLAAKISSATTAVAISAKNIVASTLDGSKEYLKPGDEDKALSSAITNALQKKEEPKEPKRGKVTVSKEVAERLGTTQENTREREDALASGEESSGQGVAERLQNAVSSWLGKSNGIETAQDSLGQAFVSDAAGTISKER from the exons ATGGAAGCACAATTACATCGACCTTCTCATGGCCATGAAGATGGCGGTCACGAGAAAAAGTCAGTGTTGAAGAAGGTTAAGGACAAGGCAAAGAAAATGAAGGACACAATCAAGAAACATGGACACCATCACCAcaacgaagaagaagaaaatcacCAAGTTCATGGCGGAGGCGCACCCA TACACGAATCTACTGTGGTAAAGAGCATAAATCTCCCCAAGGAAAGCAGTAGCAATCCAAATAATACTCCTCTCCCTACACCCACCG ACACGCTGGCCGCTAAAATATCATCAGCGACGACTGCGGTTGCCATCTCAGCCAAGAATATTGTTGCGTCGACGCTCGATGGCAGCAAGGAATACTTGAAACCAGGTGATGAGGATAAGGCTCTATCTTCTGCAATAACCAATGCGCTTCAGAAGAAGGAGGAGCCCAAAGAGCCCAAGAGGGGAAAGGTGACGGTGTCGAAAGAGGTGGCAGAGCGGCTGGGGACGACGCAGGAGAATACGAGGGAAAGAGAGGATGCATTGGCTTCAGGGGAGGAGAGTTCCGGCCAGGGAGTGGCGGAGAGGCTGCAAAACGCAGTCAGCTCATGGCTCGGGAAGAGCAATGGGATTGAGACTGCTCAGGATTCTCTTGGCCAAGCTTTTG TGAGCGACGCCGCCGGGACCATCTCCAAGGAGCGATGA